One window from the genome of Halictus rubicundus isolate RS-2024b chromosome 7, iyHalRubi1_principal, whole genome shotgun sequence encodes:
- the LOC143355907 gene encoding uncharacterized protein LOC143355907, translating to MRSSSKKEDTRVKKKYVFFSDPDVIIQRANASTATAQSKQDLELCQQQISRGQPSYLSTQFDLKGLENLLSYHPVQPYPFTFISAVKRKLALENNTKINKRVHNSNDKNAAEPAVTVLKSNSIQNLHEIVQKMDFIRPLKVPDLKISAKKLDFTTRENCVSKELMSSKFEAPSKELIHERTDKPTKSFERVQRKLDFSTSDVSSIIASEIEPLKVPNSSISSNLSKKKEYIRENSREKENRSKRIRKDDCLFVKQDETGQEFLKRSRSPRCISGKDSSDNISDTASITKLKNDRLPLHMPRESDFGSAKPKTKNFATSTAKKDSDKRHKSLSTRSLKSRDSSLESKRTCSNESLSERSAKMTDKITVRESRNIYENFDYRYKDDLHTLKQADDQKYIFSSENRQIKQHKVTCQTQGKPGNILLKDQLKRAPEKVKPSTSKIDNKLYAINSKEFEDVESITDSNKSMRTRSPSTTSMQQIKIKDTEKIVQNIKSNKTIEDSKYTDISLQCANPNTKKEEESFAQSIATTVKQTSNSSESNLNDSVLSDALLDPRRISFRDENRSQQEEFCDLVTPDMNLVPRSKRKRQLIQNSNVDNDSKCLKHNVIKSETEQDGIPLLHPTALHMQFQAELHLLDSFNESLRQVMDVEKCLYNVKQDHEKQLSLQHNQPCEQSKSHFFKATGERNIDDMEHSTEISKSHKHVAADKKHCTTTQTMTNYFDSQSKINKPTVKAVEVQTQTVNDMATQTDIRPPRRNVQSRCSEICGISYERGFPGDSEVPQLSLDSAEQFEDLDQIEEISLPSKLRTMSEISLHETTSSIRTETGTEISISTRDITCSFNKYLDLQIAQLIKDEKQRYDKIELLFKSREKTLNDRTKKLVKLEEQKRALRDTGQDSRVSSVKKKQRALLLKLQQEKDEMNRLKELHKIASQERKLMLQKQRNMFNPQMSTKNILTKLKRSADSQSPRRLSGPMKGYDIRSNSSMSSLVDSDKSQHDRSQTDARLQMSESELHFSKLDLPKNNKFTHFTEESNSSFLRFDKPNEVIQDSMSPEKCPYKQSKDGNKAKYEIKSRKFEEKMPRADVLRLKLYQHSIDPKLVRGHSMNTSGKYLFETAKSPDVSELLHKNLNNSISEHAKSESDTLVEELSKKSKLSQVTDNHFQSLVSPRERESLSKVTTINSEIVPEEISSVSQDTVSKISKSSQISEDLLQSHSKSSKRSSKSIPTDISKKSQYSSESKSNVKRRSSKCQKSKSSSSILTENILRSKSSSQVSEEFNKHHNKRTKVEKDSIQSDKNDENAILDCIDHDESLSSQQIKHSKLTNKNSKLANDRIDDYESKENILCQKIFDKNAEAYENSFYSEDKSTQNLENPVRSQVSNFTVSHHGSGDSDKNYSKSVVIRSQDQNMKTSRKLEQILNAREAALTSRKNCVEEWMAWHAKLRTEEERVARMEQAALKLVTATSNVFSHQDTTVSSDTSDIEGRIELLTEKLAERRVEMSRLKREARKQTKQKLRALEANLLNQIKKYDTTIHEMRKKLESKKGTSKDSDNKLAIESKSLADFKVPEIPLKRIQDIFKNSDLLRSRSESDLLYTKKPTTEQVKNVNLTRNESIEIGCNKNNSKNVVTPFRSVRSSEQLSSAKINTVHRSVQSVLDESISEHIESDKIGSASSVTSDDVCSDRNNTSYENKIYSDEIQSKRISLEGRKSSISEDIGTEVNTMKSEEEIMTQSDTKLSKDEVTSQSDLGGYKSDFQTISEQSRAKSISSQFGTDKEREKSTVKDTKKEIDSESILEKFNCSRKMDFSRLNNKNSYEDINCLENELKILSEMMSRFSKRSTEDSKNNKEISTSNDLSDMLSKSDKTSEIQDVETLKNDESKSEKLSRLETSPHHLQYLTKSLKLNSVSTLNDNKSIVEVDNVMSVIMPQNDTSLSKSQQEIDYKARSKEILNEIEKSIISEHIKVTDDDSNRSNRSIEDKLSLYEANDKISLTSSEKYSRSLAEDYLKAVQAKESISTAENASEATYSQREDASTEKGFGDSYNSKNQQSESSKNSISPKSTTASEKSSLLIKDKSLNLYTDIDRCLSVHDGVTTQSHSERNTDVTPGKLKQSTITESVTRLLKKPTSPQGVSTIETTEIIEEVINYTKDGELSISSAYSISKADHSETDKRKNENNLLGIGGDVEFKETSLKSVRTAKQDISDNDISFINEEVSKDENQTKALSMEKTPIDKHNLTKSDSFDTQQDVVSSEWKKSQNQNKKSFNDDSNELMNTRKDASQSNDNIESQDFEEKIESDDENVSVFLPKGESTNIDMYGLKFDETISDFHIHKTGNKMDDTFFMDTDQNQEETIHTIETDDFQKAIHDSVTKILDKVEKSIDNNSIKEKVENHPYISDSKNEIKGIAIEECKFVSHIPELENKLIRDAKEQLCVTVETLDIDNDNAEEVKATSFNDHNESVADFNLHGENKYDEDGPLVDSKAQEVIITELEPGSTEEDTLSDLEIDAKIEFVEEEYLEASKCEDKVEIHEVYEEKLLEPTVELESSDGEQLDNLIEVTESRLATIEKQVSVSKVEKAQHEVTKTQINEASECKIDSQKNEDGLEAVCNLKVVDNSEANVSNVPVELINKTFNILKDPEYEDISEESLEVSEIFDKSECQKSATVQKPFPIPERYEAVQKSDEVLRILDEITQKSSPISDHNEEQFQGCEQVSEGNRKPDANISGNDTALPSKTNAQIDQDIDKKSGQFGNDLESPTFLTVPTEDASSESSEEKDTPKGVSEIDMDSPRDSNDSTLYIDVLNDDLLNNVGVKSENADSKNTYHATPIVATSEKDIEVMIDKLKASLEQPGLEVAELEAKLLRIEQLQIELEIKKLEAEEVSYYVREIPNKPPPPYTPPGGCTRISASLGSPSPPPAVIPSNIEELTAFTEKATALIFRAKEAGDDIMSLEAPPEIYELTKENDETVKKDRRIYNTFLFDLCKETIAEVYQAEYEKPGPSWTKPNVKTKPTMKIPKNIDELNEYVNKEVATLFGFKTKLQRENMVMRWSRKRRDRVDELLAREAQAEEDEWTKFHHDELAVKNDLTVAILDTLIMETVNIVKVAYAKKRKVMI from the exons ATGAGAAGTAGTTCTAAGAAAGAAGACACTCGTGTAAAGAAGAAATATGTCTTTTTTTCTGATCCAGATGTTATTATTCAACGTGCTAATGCATCTACAGCA ACAGCCCAAAGTAAACAAGATCTTGAACTTTGTCAACAGCAAATATCCAGAGGGCAACCATCATATTTGTCAACTCAATTTGACTTAAAgggtttagaaaatttattgtcATATCACCCTGTACAACCTTACCCATTTACGTTTATAAGTGCTGTAAAACGAAAACTTGCTTTAGAAAATAACACCAAGATTAACAAACGGGTGCATAATTCGAATGATAAAAATGCAGCTGAACCTGCCGTAACAGTATTAAAGTCTAATAGTATACAAAATTTACatgaaattgtacaaaaaaTGGATTTCATACGACCATTGAAAGTTCCCGATTTGAAAATTTCTGCCAAGAAATTGGACTTTACTACTAGGGAAAATTGTGTATCAAAAGAATTAATGTCATCTAAATTTGAAGCACCTTCCAAAGAACTTATTCATGAAAGAACAGATAAGCCAACAAAAAGTTTTGAACGTGTTCaaagaaaattggatttttcAACATCAGACGTTTCTTCTATAATTGCTAGCGAAATAGAGCCACTGAAGGTACCAAATAGTTCTATATCTTCAAATTTgtcaaagaagaaagaatacaTTAGAGAAAATTctagagaaaaagaaaacagatcAAAACGAATTAGGAAAGATGATTGTTTGTTCGTAAAGCAGGATGAAACGGGGCAGGAATTTTTGAAAAGGTCCCGAAGTCCAAGATGCATCTCCGGGAAAGATTCTTCTGATAATATCAGCGACACTGCATCtattacaaaattgaaaaatgacaGATTACCATTGCACATGCCAAGAGAAAGTGATTTTGGTTCAGCAAAAccaaaaacgaaaaattttgcaACATCAACTGCTAAAAAAGATAGCGATAAAAGGCATAAATCTCTTAGCACACGATCTTTAAAATCCAGAGATTCTTCTTTAGAATCGAAAAGAACTTGCAGTAATGAATCACTTTCTGAACGTTCTGCAAAAATGACAGACAAAATCACAGTTAGAGAATCCAGaaatatctatgaaaatttTGATTACAGATACAAAGATGATTTACATACATTAAAACAGGCAGATGAccagaaatacattttttcatcAGAAAACAGGCAAATAAAACAGCATAAAGTAACATGTCAAACTCAAGGAAAACCAGGAAATATACTTCTTAAAGATCAGTTAAAGAGGGCACCTGAGAAAGTGAAACCCTCTACAAGTAAAATAGATAACAAACTCTATGCTATAAATTCTAAGGAGTTTGAAGATGTAGAAAGTATAACAGATTCCAATAAGAGTATGAGAACACGAAGTCCAAGTACAACTTCTATGCAACagataaaaatcaaagatacggaaaaaattgtacagaatATTAAATCAAATAAAACTATTGAAGACTCAAAATACACAGACATTTCCTTACAGTGTGCTAATCCAAatacaaaaaaagaagaagaatcatTCGCGCAAAGTATTGCCACTACAGTTAAACAAACAAGTAATAGTAGCGAATCTAATTTAAATGATAGCGTTTTGTCGGATGCTTTACTAGATCCAAGAAGAATTTCTTTCAGAGATGAAAACCGTTCGCAACAAGAAGAATTTTGTGATTTAGTAACGCCAGATATGAATCTTGTACCTAGATCTAAACGAAAAAGACAACTTATACAGAATAGCAATGTAGACAATGATTCCAAGTGTTTAAAACATAATGTAATTAAATCAGAAACGGAGCAAGACGGCATTCCATTG TTACATCCTACTGCTTTGCATATGCAGTTTCAAGCCGAGTTGCATCTTCTTGATTCTTTCAATGAATCATTACGGCAAGTTATGGATGTTGAAAAGTGTTTATataatgttaaacaggaccacGAAAAACAATTATCGCTGCAGCATAATCAGCCATGCGAACAATCAAAATCACATTTCTTTAAAGCAACGGGCGAAAGAAATATCGATGATATGGAGCATTCTACAGAAATTAGCAAATCGCATAAGCATGTTGCAGCTGATAAAA AGCACTGTACAACAACTCAAACTATGACAAATTATTTTGATAGCCAGAGTAAAATAAATAAGCCAACAGTGAAAGCAGTGGAGGTGCAAACACAGACCGTGAATGATATGGCGACGCAAACTGATATACGTCCACCTCGACGAAATGTACAAAGTAGATGTTCAGAGATATGTGGCATttcatacgaaagaggatttcCTGGAGACAGCGAAGTTCCACAACTTTCGTTAGATTCAGCAGAACAGTTTGAAGACTTAGATCAAATAGAAGAAATATCGTTGCCTAGCAAATTAAGAACAATGTCAGAGATAAGTTTACATGAAACTACATCGTCCATACGAACAGAGACTGGTACAGAGATTAGTATATCAACTAGAGACATAACTTGTTCGTTTAATAAATACTTAGATTTACAG ATTGCACAGttaataaaagatgaaaaacaGAGATACGATAAAATTGAGTTGCTGTTCAAATCCCGTGAAAAGACTTTAAATGATCGGACAAAAAAATTAGTGAAATTGGAAGAGCAAAAGCGTGCATTAAGAGACACTGGTCAAGATAGTCGTGTCAGTTCTgtgaaaaagaaacaaagagcTTTACTTTTAAAATTGCAACAGGAAAAAGATGAAATGAATAG ATTGAAAGAACTTCACAAAATTGCAAGTCAAGAACGTAAACTTATGTTACAAAAACAAAGAAATATGTTCAATCCTCAAATGTCCACGAAGAATATTTTAACGAAATTGAAAAGAAGCGCTGATAGTCAGTCTCCGAGAAGATTATCTGGTCCAATGAAAGGTTACGATATAAGAAGCAATAGTTCCATGAGTTCTTTAGTTGATTCCGACAAGTCTCAACACGATCGATCTCAGACCGATGCACGCTTACAAATGTCAGAGAGCGAGCTACATTTCTCTAAACTTGATCTACCAAAGAATAATAAGTTTACACACTTTACTGAAGAATCAAACTCTTCGTTCTTAAGATTTGATAAACCTAATGAGGTTATTCAGGACAGTATGTCCCCAGAAAAGTGTCCTTATAAACAATCTAAAGATGGGAACAAggcaaaatatgaaataaagtcgagaaaatttgaagaaaagATGCCTAGAGCAGATGTTTTAAGATTGAAGTTATATCAGCACTCTATTGACCCGAAATTGGTGAGAGGTCATTCCATGAACACATCTGGAAAATATCTTTTCGAGACGGCAAAATCTCCTGACGTTTCAGAGTTGTTGCACAagaatttaaataattctatttcTGAGCATGCTAAGTCGGAGTCTGACACTCTCGTAGAGGAGTTATCGAAAAAATCGAAGCTTTCTCAAGTAACGGATAATCATTTTCAAAGTCTGGTTTccccgagagaaagagaatctTTGTCAAAAGTTACTACCATAAATAGCGAAATTGTTCCGGAAGAAATAAGCTCTGTTAGCCAAGATACGGTATCAAAGATATCAAAATCATCCCAAATTTCGGAAGATCTTTTGCAATCACATTCGAAAAGTTCTAAAAGAAGTAGTAAGTCAATTCCGACCGATATATCTAAAAAGTCTCAATACAGTTCTGAATCAAAATCGAACGTAAAACGTAGAAGCTCAAAATGTCAAAAAAGCAAGTCATCATCTAGTATTCTTACAGAAAATATATTGCGTTCTAAATCTAGTTCTCAAGTATCGGAAGAATTTAATAAACATCACAACAAGAGGACGAAAGTGGAGAAAGATTCCATTCAAtctgataaaaatgatgaaaatgcAATTCTGGATTGTATAGATCATGACGAAAGTTTGAGTTCTCAACAAATTAAACATTCCAAACTTACGAATAAGAATTCGAAATTAGCGaacgatagaatagacgattATGAAAGCAAAGAGAATATATTATGCCAGAAAATATTCGACAAAAATGCAGAAGCGTATGAAAATTCTTTCTATAGCGAAGATAAGAGCACACAGAATTTGGAGAACCCTGTGAGATCTCAAGTCAGTAATTTCACTGTTTCTCATCATGGTAGCGGAGACAGTGACAAAAATTATTCTAAATCTGTGGTCATTAGATCGCAAGATCAGAATATGAAAACCTCGAGGAAACTCGAGCA AATCTTGAACGCACGTGAAGCTGCACTTACGTCACGGAAGAACTGCGTGGAAGAATGGATGGCATGGCATGCGAAATTAAGGACCGAAGAAGAGCGTGTTGCACGAATGGAACAAGCTGCCCTCAAACTTGTAACTGCAACGTCCAATGTTTTTTCTCATCAAG ACACGACTGTTTCATCTGACACGAGTGACATAGAAGGAAGAATAGAATTGCTTACTGAAAAATTAGCGGAACGGCGAGTGGAAATGTCACGTTTAAAAAGGGAAGCCAGGAAACAGACGAAACAAAAACTGAGAGCTTTAGAAGCTAATTTATTAAATCAGATTAAG AAATATGATACGACCATTCACGAGATGCGTAAAAAGCTGGAATCGAAAAAGGGAACAAGTAAGGACAGTGATAATAAGTTAGCAATAGAGTCGAAATCGTTAGCAGATTTCAAAGTACCTGAGATCCCTCTGAAGAGAATACaagatatatttaaaaatagcgACTTGTTAAGGTCTAGATCAGAATCCGATTTGTTGTATACGAAAAAACCAACGACGGAACAAGTAAAAAATGTTAATCTAACGAGGAATGAGAGCATTGAAATtggatgtaataaaaataattcgaaaaatgTGGTCACGCCCTTTAGGAGCGTGAGATCCTCGGAACAATTGAGCTCAGCAAAAATAAATACTGTTCATCGCAGTGTTCAATCTGTGCTTGACGAAAGCATATCGGAACACATTGAATCTGATAAGATTGGTTCAGCATCCTCGGTTACTTCCGATGATGTTTGTTCGGACCGAAATAATACTTCTTAcgaaaacaaaatatattcgGATGAGATACAAAGCAAACGAATTTCACTAGAGGGAAGAAAGAGCAGCATTTCAGAAGATATTGGGACTGAAGTTAATACAATGAAGTCGGAAGAAGAGATAATGACACAGTCGGATACTAAACTGTCTAAAGATGAAGTTACAAGTCAATCTGATTTGGGAGGGTATAAATCAGATTTCCAGACAATTTCTGAGCAGTCTCGAGCAAAAAGTATTTCTTCGCAATTCGGTACTGATAAAGAACGTGAAAAATCTACTGTCAAGGACACCAAAAAAGAAATAGACAGTGAAAGTATTCTTGAAAAATTCAACTGTTCTCGAAAAATGGACTTCtcacgtttaaataataaaaattcgtacGAGGATATAAATTGTCTTGAAAATGAGCTGAAAATACTTTCAGAAATGATGTCACGCTTTAGTAAAAGATCTACCGAGGATTCGAAGAATAACAAAGAAATAAGTACCTCGAATGATCTATCGGACATGCTTTCGAAATCTGATAAAACCAGCGAAATTCAAGATGTCGAAACGCTGAAGAACGATGAAAGTAAGAGTGAAAAATTAAGTCGTTTAGAAACTAGCCCACACCATTTACAGTACTTAACTAAATCTTTAAAATTGAATTCAGTAAGTACTTTAAATGACAACAAAAGTATTGTGGAAGTTGATAATGTAATGTCTGTGATAATGCCACAAAATGATACGTCCCTTTCAAAATCTCAACAAGAAATTGATTATAAAGCAAGGAgtaaagaaattttaaatgaaatcgaAAAATCTATAATATCAGAGCACATTAAAGTCACTGATGACGATTCGAATCGTTCGAATAGGTCGATTGAGGACAAGTTAAGCCTGTATGAAGCAAATGACAAAATCTCCCTTACATCTTCGGAGAAGTACAGCAGATCTTTAGCTGAAGATTATTTGAAAGCTGTACAGGCTAAAGAAAGTATAAGCACAGCAGAAAATGCTTCCGAAGCAACGTACTCTCAGAGAGAAGATGCAAGTACCGAAAAGGGATTTGGTGATTCCTATAATTCGAAAAATCAACAGTCGGAATCAAGTAAGAATTCAATATCTCCGAAATCTACGACGGCTTCAGAAAAATCGAGTTTGCTTATAAAGGATAAATCATTGAATTTGTACACGGATATCGATCGTTGTTTGTCAGTACACGATGGTGTTACTACACAAAGCCATTCAGAACGTAACACTGACGTGACTCCAGGAAAATTAAAACAATCAACCATTACGGAATCTGTTACTAGATTATTGAAAAAACCAACTTCTCCGCAAGGTGTAAGCACGATTGAGACAACCGAAATAATTGAGGAGGTAATAAACTACACGAAGGATGGAGAGCTAAGTATAAGTAGTGCATATTCAATTTCGAAAGCAGATCATTCCGAGACGGATAAGCGCAAAAATGAGAATAATTTGCTAGGAATAGGTGGAGATGTAGAATTTAAAGAAACTTCTTTAAAATCTGTTAGAACAGCCAAGCAAGATATATCTGACAATGACATCAGTTTTATTAATGAAGAAGTTAGCAAAGATGAAAATCAAACAAAGGCATTGTCTATGGAGAAAACTCCTATTGACAAACATAATTTGACAAAATCTGATTCATTTGATACTCAACAGGATGTTGTTAGTTCTGAATGGAAAAAATCTCAAAATCAGAATAAAAAATCGTTTAACGATGATTCGAATGAATTAATGAACACAAGAAAAGATGCATCTCAATCAAATGATAACATTGAAAGCCAAGATTTTGAAGAGAAAATAGAGAGTGACGATGAAAATGTATCCGTCTTTCTTCCGAAAGGTGAATCCACAAATATTGATATGTATGGGTTGAAATTCGATGAAACTATATCAGATTTTCATATTCATAAGACCGGTAATAAAATGGATGATACGTTCTTTATGGATACAGATCAAAATCAAGAAGAGACCATTCACACTATAGAGACCGATGATTTCCAGAAAGCTATTCATGATTCTGTGACTAAAATATTAGATAAAGTCGAGAAAAGTATagataataattcaataaaagaGAAAGTCGAAAATCATCCCTACATTAGTGatagtaaaaatgaaataaaaggaATTGCAATCGAGGAATGTAAATTTGTTTCACATATTCCTGAATTAGAAAACAAGCTGATAAGAGATGCTAAAGAACAACTTTGTGTAACTGTAGAAACGTTGGATATCGATAATGACAATGCGGAGGAAGTTAAAGCAACATCATTTAACGATCACAATGAGTCTGTTGCTGATTTTAATTTgcatggagaaaataaatatgaTGAAGATGGACCTCTTGTAGACAGTAAAGCTCAGGAAGTTATAATAACAGAACTAGAGCCTGGAAGCACGGAAGAAGACACTTTATCGGATTTAGAGATTGATGCTAAAATAGAATTTGTCGAGGAAGAATATCTAGAAGCAAGTAAATGTGAAGATAAAGTGGAAATACACGAAGTAtacgaagaaaaattattggaaCCAACAGTAGAACTAGAAAGTTCTGATGGTGAGCAACTTGATAATTTAATAGAAGTAACGGAGAGTAGACTGGCCACTATCGAGAAACAAGTTTCTGTTTCCAAAGTGGAAAAAGCACAGCACGAAGTAACGAAAACGCAAATCAATGAAGCATCGGAATGTAAAATAGATAGTCAAAAGAATGAAGATGGTCTTGAAGCTGTGTGTAATCTTAAAGTAGTAGATAATTCTGAAGCGAACGTATCCAATGTGCCTGTAGagttaataaataaaacattcaaTATTCTGAAGGATCCAGAATATGAAGATATTTCCGAGGAAAGTCTTGAAGTATCTGAAATCTTTGACAAAAGCGAATGTCAGAAATCTGCTACGGTACAAAAGCCATTTCCTATACCTGAGCGATATGAGGCGGTACAAAAGTCGGATGAAGTGTTACGAATACTCGATGAGATCACGCAAAAGTCGTCTCCCATTTCTGATCACAACGAAGAACAGTTTCAGGGTTGCGAACAGGTCTCGGAAGGTAATAGAAAACCAGATGCCAACATTTCTGGGAATGATACTGCTTTACCTTCAAAAACGAATGCTCAAATTGATCAAGATATTGATAAGAAGAGTGGGCAATTTGGAAACGATTTGGAGAGTCCAACTTTCTTAACAGTGCCAACAGAAGATGCATCGTCTGAATCAAGCGAAGAGAAGGATACTCCTAAGGGTGTATCAGAGATTGACATGGATTCTCCTAGAGATTCAAATGATTCGACATTATATATCGACGTATTAAATGACGATTTACTGAATAATGTTGGTGTCAAAAGTGAAAATGCTGATTCCAAGAATACATATCATGCTACGCCTATCGTTGCTACATCTGAGAAGGATATAGAAGTTATGATCGACAAATTAAAAG CATCCCTGGAGCAACCAGGTCTGGAAGTTGCAGAATTGGAAGCAAAACTACTTCGCATTGAACAGCTTCAAATTGAATTAGAa ATTAAAAAATTGGAGGCGGAAGAAGTATCTTACTACGTCAGAGAAATACCTAACAAACCACCCCCACCGTACACTCCACCTGGGGGTTGCACAAGAATTTCTGCATCGCTTGGCTCACCTTCTCCTCCTCCGGCTGTGATTCCCTCAAACATAGAAGAACTTACAGCATTTACTGAAAAAGCGACAGCATTAATATTCAGAGCGAAAGAAGCAGGGGACGATATTATGAGTTTAGAGGCCCCTCCGGAGATCTACGAGTTAACCAAAGA